The sequence TCACTAGAATCTGTTTGCTGATGTAGGAGTTATCAGTCACGTATACCAAATCATTAACCTGAGGAGGCCAGATCTCTTCGTACTTGGAAGCAATGAGCAAAGCACTGATACCTACAAGCTGTAACTCTCTTCTAGGCACAGGTTTCAAAGACAGGAAACGATCAATGATGTTGACAGTGAGGTAAAGAGTCTCAGGGGAGAGATCAAACTTGACATGAACTTCTACAAGCCAATCTATAAGGATTGATCTCATCTTCTCATAGATCTCAGGTTGTGTATGCATATACATCAGAGGTTTGCTCTCATTCTgcaacaaagaacaaaacaacacGCTTGATTAAAGAACCATTCACATAACTCATCCATAAGCATTAACAAAAGAGGGTTATATACTATGACAAGTACCTCAACTTCTTTGTAGAAAGTGTATATATCCTCAACATACTCCACAGCAGCAAGATCGTTGTCTTTGTCGACAGAATCGATATCCAAAGTTTTAGAAGCAGCCTAAGTGTGTGTATACAAATCAATCAGAACATTGCACACTATGATTTCAATATGTAAAAAACCAAAGAATTATTAATCAAAGAATCTAACCTTGCTACGAGCATCGAGAACAGAAGAGTAAGTAACTTTCTTATGAGACAACACAGTCGCATCACTTTTCTTACTCTCTTTAGCTTTTGCAACCTCGTTCGTATCAGGACTAATCACAATGACTTCAATAGGTTTTGATGGCTCCTTCTTATCACCACCTCGTGCTTTCTTTTGAACCGCTCTTACAACTTCTTGTCTCTTGGTAACAACAACTTTAGATCCATCAAGAACTGGATCCTGCAACGAGagagaatacaaaaaaatgtgagaTTTAAGAATCATCTAACAAGCTCATGGGTCGGCGTAAAAAAGTAACAAGATATCtgataagaataaaaaaaaagagaccttTTTATTAGCGGCGGCGGCGGCGTTTTCTAGCAACTGAGCACGGAAGTTACGAGTCATGGGTCGATTGATCTTTCCTCCATCAACACCGGGAAGAGAATCGATGTTTCCAATGTCACCAAGAGCACGACGGTTCTTGGGTTCACCTGAATTTTTCACATAAAGCAACCAAATCAACAACGGAATTGGTCAATTAGGACCCAAAAGAATAAGAACAAAGATCGATCGGCGAAACAAACCTCTAACGGGTTGAGGACGAAGAACAGGTCTAGTcgccatgatttttttttctctgtcgGTGTTTTTTCaagactcttttttttcctttttcttgtagAGAGAATCTGAAAGTATATGAGAAGAGGGATGAGAGAGATTGATTAAGGGGGAAGAGAGGAGAGGAGCGGAGCCATTAAAGCATAATTTGGCAACGGTCAAATATTTAGCGGGATTAGATTCCTAGCCGTTGGATGATGAACTTTGAATCTAACGGTGGATGAgtgagttttgtttatttgtctcttttttttaaccCGTTCTTTTTCTCCCAAGTTACCGTTGGACTGTAACGAAAATTCacacttttttataaatgacCAGGTCTGAGTTTTAATTACAGGTTTATTTCTTTCCGTTAATGACAAGGTTTGGAGTTTTGATTCGGATTAAATCAAAGattatatattctataattgtttttcttatgGGTCAAAGCAAcgttttagatatttttgtatACCTTATTTGCACAACAAATGGCTTCAGAGAGACCTTTACACAGTTCATGTAACAATTTGAAAGATTTGGTCGTTCAATTTTCAttggtttgaatttatattCTGCTTactagaaaatatttttattttaagatcCGACGGAGAAAAACTTTTGTTATTAGCATCCTCTGCTTAACgttttaagaaaaatagaattacgcataattttctgtttaaatAATGGATAAAACTTGAGCATCTTGCGAGTTGCGAGAACCCTCCAAATAGCCGAAACCTGACGAGTCAATGGGATGCACCGAGCCAATCCGTAGATGAAGAAAATTGAGTTTTTAAACTAGAGCTCGAACAAGTGCATGTTCagttaaaagaaatttcaacacAAATGCATATGGCCGTCAGTGAGGTGCGAGAGCTAGAAAAGGTTTTGGAGGAGGTGAAGCGTTCTCCATTCACCGCACACATCTCAGATGTTTAATGTTGAAATATGAAAtcaacaatataaataatatgaatattCTTAGGGATAAATCGGAAGTCGTCCTTTTATTAAAGTAGAATTTAAGATCAGAATTTACGGAAAATACAATTAAAGATCTAAGCGCAGTTAACACGATAATAATTGCTCTTTTCTCTCTGATTGCCAAGATTTCGGATTCAGACCTCTGACAATGACATCTCTTATTTATAATGGGCCATTGATATACGGTCACTTCTGTCTGTTTTGCgaaatgacgattttgcccctgcggCCAAATGGGCCAGATCCATGACTTCAGACCTTTAACTTTTTGagaatcttctgtttgggcttcGTGAAATGTTaagggcaaagcccatatccaacaatggtccccCCCTAGTCCGATGAGCGATAGCTTGTTTAAGCTCGTTGGGTACAATTTCACGTCTCTAGGTCCGTCTTGCAGAAGGaacaaaagatttttaagaGCTTGAAGACCTTTCGGATGGTTCCTGGAAGAATAGTGCGTTGCACATGTTTTTCGAGACATCCGAGAGATTCCAAGATGAATCGTGCATTGCGCATATTTTTCAAGACATCCGGGAGATTCcgggatgaatagtgcattgcaCACGTTTTTCAAGACATCCGAAAGATTTcgggatgaatagtgcattgcgCACGTTTTTCGAGACATCCGGGAGATTTCGGGATGAAGAGTGCATTGCGCCCGTTTTCTAAGTTTGTTGGGTTTTAAACGGGAGTTTTGCATGTTCTGCACGTTTCCCGAGGCTCGAAAATTAGAGATACCTTCAAAATTATGGTTTTCCTTTTTATCTCGGTCAACGCACTGGTCTCCTCCATATAAATATGTctctttatctttatttttacgcattattctcttcttctccacaaggtaattttctttctttctctcccttatctttttcttcctacttttcttcctcttttcttttgtttgtatgaCCATGGTCTTGCCGCCAAACCTCTTCCAGGTCGCCGAACTTGCCACGTCGTTCCATCTTCCCGGCGCTGCTCGAACCGGTCAGTCTGTTCCGCCGGTATCTCCTCCTAGCCGTTGGATGAACTCGCACCGCGCCATCGGACCTAGCCGAGACCGTGAGGTGTCTCGGTCATGCTTCTCCGCAAGCGACACCATCGACCTGCTCTGCCCCGCTCCACTTCCAGATGAGTCGTGCCGCCGTGACCGTCAGATCAAGCCGAGACCGTGAGGCGTCTCGGTCTCGCTTTCCCTGCCCAGGCACCGTCAATTTACAAGTTACGCGTGGTCCTCAAATCGAAGGTGTTGTGGCGTGCTGGTCCATGGAGCTGGAGCGGTCGAAAGTGTGCTTTGCAAGATGTAGGATGCGTACAAGACGGCGTGATGGTATGGCGACGTCGTGGAGGGATGACAGGTTCCGCACAGTGTGGTGTGCTCAAAGACTTGCCCTAGGGCCTTAGTTTTTTGGTCGTGATTGAGGCTTGTTGGCGAGGTTGCGAGGTGATGGAATGGATGTTGTACGTGTTTGTGGTTGAATGCGTACTTTCGACGGCGAGATCGAGACCGTAGCATGGTCGAGATCACGGCAAGATCGAGGCTGTGTCAAGCCCGAGATTAAGACAATGCACAGTATGATACGGTGGCGAGGTTGATGGTGTTTCCGCGAGATACACGTAATGGCACCATATTAGCGAGATGGACGTATTAGCGAGATGGACATCGTACGGGGGCAAGATGGGGAGTGCGGAGACGAGATGGGTGAGCTCGCCACTCTCTAGCTTGTGATTGTGGCACGGTGCCGCCGTCTCCGCGCGTAGCTTCGATGGTCTTGGCGAGATCACGTTAGAGGGTTAACCTTCGAGACACGTTGATGAGATCACCGTTTGCAGAGAAATTGACGAGCTCGTACGAGTCGAGATGTGCGCGTGTAACACGACAGTGGATGTTGTACGCGGATGAGTAAAAGTGTGGAAAGTGATGCAATACAATTTGCAGGATGGTGATGGTGCGCAGTATGTACTACGCAGATAATCCTGGTGTGATCGATTTATCTCGAATACTATGGCTTTTTTGATGGGGTTTGTTGCTCCAATACTAACCGGTTGCTTGGTTGGTTTTGCAAGGTCTCGCGCCATGGCTTCGGGAGATGATATTCCAGAAAAGTTTGGAGATGATCAGTATCACGCGCTAGAGAGGGGTTTCGACGACATTTGAGCGGGTCATCCGTCCTGGTGGAATCTGTCGGAGGGAGGAGGTGTCTTGACTGATTTTACGGAAGAGGATGTCCGGGACCTTAAGGTCATGTTTCCTACAAACGTTTAGGACCTTAGTCTGATTCCACATCCTTCGGGTCAGCGATGCGGGAAGGTACTCGGGTACGAAGAACGTACTGGCTCAGAGTTTGCTCTTAGATCTCTGGTCGCTGGCTTAGCTGTGGGTAATAAGGTTCCACAGCCCGCATGTTCGATGTCTACGAAATGCCACACAACTTGCAGCTTGTGTTGTCGAGTATCAACGAACGTCCGTGGGATTGCCCAGCATATCACCTCTGCGTCTACGAGGACTTT comes from Camelina sativa cultivar DH55 chromosome 19, Cs, whole genome shotgun sequence and encodes:
- the LOC104764906 gene encoding cyclin-B1-3-like yields the protein MATRPVLRPQPVRGEPKNRRALGDIGNIDSLPGVDGGKINRPMTRNFRAQLLENAAAAANKKDPVLDGSKVVVTKRQEVVRAVQKKARGGDKKEPSKPIEVIVISPDTNEVAKAKESKKSDATVLSHKKVTYSSVLDARSKAASKTLDIDSVDKDNDLAAVEYVEDIYTFYKEVENESKPLMYMHTQPEIYEKMRSILIDWLVEVHVKFDLSPETLYLTVNIIDRFLSLKPVPRRELQLVGISALLIASKYEEIWPPQVNDLVYVTDNSYISKQILVMEKTILGSLEWYLTVPTQYVFLVRFIKASGSDPKLDSMVHFLAELGLMHYDSLMFCPSMLAASAVYTARCTLNKTPAWTDTLKFHTGYSESQLMDCSKLLAFVHSSVEESRLQGVFKKYSKLGRGAVALISPAKSLLSSDP